AGTTTACCTATGCAAGTTTATGCAGAGAGAGTTTCTGGTAACAATAAGACCATAGTTAATGACGACAACGTTTCAATTGTAATCAAATTCAAGGATGGTTCTGTGGGTAATATTTTCTACTCTGCCTCAGGAGATAAAGCATTCTCAAGAGAAAGAGTGGAGGTTTATTCTGAAGGTAAGACATTGATTATTGAAGATTTCAAAAACTCTTATTTCTGGTTAGGGGGTAGGACTAAAAAGTTTAAAACTTTAAATCAGGAGATAGGCTATAAGGAAGAGTTATCTCATTTCATAAATGTAATCAAAGGGAATGAAAAACCAAAAATAACCTACGATGAAATTTATTACTCCACCCTTGCAACCTTCAAAATCAACGAATCTCTCTCAAAGGGTACAGTAATTCACCTATGAGGGTGCTATTAATAACTGATTCCTACCCTCCGGAGATTCGTTCTGCCTCTCATTTGATGCTGGAGCTGGCTGAAGGGTTGAGAGACAGAGGTTTTGATGTTACTGTTGCTACAACCTATCCAGAATATAATTTAGACAACGAGCAGAGGAATATAAAATATCCAGAGTTTACTGAAGAAAATCAAATTAAGGTCATTAGAATAAAAACTCTGCCACATCACAATGTAAATTTTATTATTAGAGGCATTTCTCAGATTAGCATGCCCTACATATTTGAGAATAAAATTAAAAAATACTTAAAAAAGGCAGAGATAATTATTGTTTATAGCCCCCCTATGCCCCTTGCAATGCTTGGAGCTAAACTTAAGAAGAATTTTAATGCAAAGTTTTTATTAAATGTTCAGGACATATTTCCTCAAAATGCAATTGATTTAGGCGTTTTAAAAAATCCTCTTTTAATAAAGTTTTTTAAAGACATGGAGCGAAATGCTTACATAGACGCAGATTTGATCTTTGTTCACTCTGAGGGCAACTTAAACTTTTTAAAAATGAATCATCCAGACATTGCAACCAAATTTATAGTCCTTCATAACTGGATTGATACAAAACAGTTTGAGAGGCTGTCAAGGACTAACAAATACAGGAAGCTATATAATATAGAGGATAAATTTATTATACTTTTTGCTGGGGTTATGGGTCTTTCTCAGGGTCTTGATTTTGTCATAGAACTGGCTGAAAAGGTGAGGGATTTGAAGGATTTAGTGTTCCTTTTTGTTGGTGATGGCATGGAGAGAACAAAACTACAGGATTTAGCCAGAGCCAAAAATTTAAATAATGTTATATTCAAGCCCTTTGTATCTAAAGAGGAATATCCCTATCTTGTTAAAGATTGTGATGTTGGACTTGTATCTTTATCCAGTAAAAACAAAACTCCTGTGGTGCCAGGGAAGATTCTTGGATATATGGCTGCAAAACTTCCTGTTTTAGCTTTTTTGAATAGGGAAAGTGATGGGCATATTATAATTAAACAAGCAAATTGCGGATTTAGCTGTATTCATGGAGATATTCAAAAAGCAGAGGATTTAGTGAGAGAAATTTATAAAAATAAAATTTCACTCAGCACATACGGCAAGAATGGTTATAACTATTTGGTGAATAATTTTGAAAGGAAAATTTGTATTCAAAAGTTGATAGAAAAATTTTAGGGAGGTAGCTTCATGGATTACTATGAAAAGAGAGTAAAAATGGTTGATGATTATATGGCTAAATTAGATATAGGTAAAGATTTAATAAAATACTACGAGGGAAGAAATATTTTAGTGACCGGTGGAGCTGGTGCTATTGGAAGTAATTTAATAATTGCACTCTCAAAGTTAGTTGGCAGTAGGGGTAAAGTTATTGTTCTTGATAATCTATCAGCGATAAAAGTCAGAGACCCTTGGAATGTGACACCTCTTCCAAATATAATGTTTGTGTTTGGTGATGTAAGAAATGATATTGACCTGAAAAGAGTCTTCAAAGAGGATATAAGCATTGTTTTTCATCTGGCTGCTTTCTTTGCAAATCAGAATTCGGTAGACTATCCAGAGGTTTCAGCAGAGGTTGATGTTATCGGTCAAATTAAATTACTGGAATATTCCCGATTGGCAAAAGTAGAGAAATTCATATATGCATCAAGTGGATGTGCTATTTATGGTTCCTATCCTAAACTACCATTAAAAGAAGACTTTATTTCCATGCATCTCACTACTCCATATCAGATAAATAAGATGACAGGAGAGATGTACTGTAATTTCTATCATCATCATTATGGGTTGTCGATTGTCAACTGTAGATTTTTTAATTCGTACGGGCCTGGTGAAGTGCCAGGTCAGTATAGAAACGTTATACCAAATTTTATTTACTGGTCAATGAAAGGGTTGCCTTTACCAATTACAGGAACAGGAGAGGAAACAAGAGACTTTACCTATGTTTTAGACCTTGTTCAAGGACTTATAAAGGCTGGTTACTATAAAAAGGCTATAGGGGAGAATTTTAATCTTGCTGCTGGCAGAGAAGTTTCAAT
The Thermodesulfovibrio yellowstonii DSM 11347 DNA segment above includes these coding regions:
- a CDS encoding glycosyltransferase family 4 protein, producing the protein MLELAEGLRDRGFDVTVATTYPEYNLDNEQRNIKYPEFTEENQIKVIRIKTLPHHNVNFIIRGISQISMPYIFENKIKKYLKKAEIIIVYSPPMPLAMLGAKLKKNFNAKFLLNVQDIFPQNAIDLGVLKNPLLIKFFKDMERNAYIDADLIFVHSEGNLNFLKMNHPDIATKFIVLHNWIDTKQFERLSRTNKYRKLYNIEDKFIILFAGVMGLSQGLDFVIELAEKVRDLKDLVFLFVGDGMERTKLQDLARAKNLNNVIFKPFVSKEEYPYLVKDCDVGLVSLSSKNKTPVVPGKILGYMAAKLPVLAFLNRESDGHIIIKQANCGFSCIHGDIQKAEDLVREIYKNKISLSTYGKNGYNYLVNNFERKICIQKLIEKF
- a CDS encoding NAD-dependent epimerase/dehydratase family protein, whose amino-acid sequence is MDYYEKRVKMVDDYMAKLDIGKDLIKYYEGRNILVTGGAGAIGSNLIIALSKLVGSRGKVIVLDNLSAIKVRDPWNVTPLPNIMFVFGDVRNDIDLKRVFKEDISIVFHLAAFFANQNSVDYPEVSAEVDVIGQIKLLEYSRLAKVEKFIYASSGCAIYGSYPKLPLKEDFISMHLTTPYQINKMTGEMYCNFYHHHYGLSIVNCRFFNSYGPGEVPGQYRNVIPNFIYWSMKGLPLPITGTGEETRDFTYVLDLVQGLIKAGYYKKAIGENFNLAAGREVSIKEVASMVLEATGNKAGLIFKERRKWDTKPRLLASIEKAKELIGYKPIVDFREGFDANIEWFKDNWEKIEILADFPPGMSSAVR